caTGCCAGCTTATATACATTTAGAtgaagagggagagggagataaAGCTCACCGGAGAGACCGAGTGAGTTGAGCAGCCAAATCAAAATCTTTTTGAGCTCTTGCCTTCACGATGCCAGACATAAGACCTAAACGCACTTGTATGGCTGCATTCTGCTTTGCTATGAGCTCAGTTTCTTTCCACAGTTGTTCCCGTTCTGCTTTGATCTTCTCAAATTTCTCCCTCACTTGTCTCTGCCCCTCTCTAATGGACTTCTGCTCGTCACTAATTTCTGCCATCTCTCCCCTCAGTCGCTTGATCCCTGCCCTTATCTTTGCCGCCAATTTcttattctgatttttttttcaaaataattgtCAAGATTGATcacttaaatataaaaaaagaaaaaagactcATACCGTGATTCTCCTGGTTTTCCTTACGAGTGCAGAGCGGCTTCTTCGCACGAATCTCGAACTCCTCTGGCATGGAAGAAGAAACCGAGTCCTCCGTTTCGTGATTCCATTGCAGCCGGTGGCTAATTTATGGGTCGACAGACGATTTGTCAACAAGATACAACGATTCATGATTCTTCCTGGCTTCTGCTAAATTAGAAATTGAATTGATGAATCAATTTCGTTCTTAAGTCTTTACGTATATAGTGTGGGAAAGAGAGAGGTCAGacatattacttttttttgtcGTTTCACAAGCAAAATCACGCGAACTCGAATCGCTATCGTGCGATGGTGGTCGGTAGCGTCTGTTCTCGCGCGATACACAGGAAGGATTCCACTTTCCTACCTAATGCTCTTAATAATTACTTATATTTTATTTGTCCTTTACTTTTactagggatgacaaaaaaaaccgatccgaacaCTATCCGTAGGGTACCCGATCAGTTTAAAACctgaaaaccgatcctatatgttttggaaacggttttggttttggttttcaaacccgtcatggtttagggtcgggtttgatttttgatgccgggtttagggtacccgaaccatttaataaaaagatctattatagtaataatattataaatcatgtataaaggtatactattaggatactaaattataacatgataaatcatattaaaatgtatatatttatagaagcaaactaataaaactataaattagactaatttgaattataaaatcataattaatataaatcatactcaatattaatttatattaatataatcatcaaagaaaaaaaataaaaatattaaaagttaaatggtaaatggaTACCCGATGATAAAGGTTATGGAACGGTACCGGGtttagaaatttaaatggttttggaacgattttggtatttcttaattggaagggtacccgacccattGTCATTCCTAACTTTTACTTTGTCCGATACGTATTGATATGAGTTGTCTTCATCAACGTCGATTCCAAACCAAAGCCACAAtattcataaaattaaaaaataaaaattattctcAAAGTAAATACTCAAGATCAAGATTCTCATGCCTATGAAAGTTCCCGAGCTCTTATTGTGGGGTCCACACACACATGGCATGCTGACGTAGTGTCCCTCTCTAATGCACTTCTGTTCCTCACTAGGAGCAACAATACTAGTGTaaagtttctttttttgtgggttttggtaTTGTGGTTGGTCTAATCTCTGCCATCTCTTCCCTCATTCGCTCCATCTCTCTGCCCTAATCTTCCCACAAATTTCctattctgaatttttttttcaagatcaGTGTCAAAATTGAGCAGCCAAACGTAAGGGATCACAAATTATAAAATGGAAACAAGAAACCAGAGTCATACCGTATTTCTCCTGCTCTTCCTTACGAGCCCAGAACGCCTTCCGCGCACGAATCTTCAACTCCGCTGGCATGGAAGAAAACGCAGAGTCCTCCGCTTCTTGATTCCATTGTCGCCGGTGGCTAATCTTTGGGTCAGCAGACGATTTGACGATTCATGATTCTTCCTCTTGCGGGAGCTTAGGTTAGCGGCTTCTGCTAAATTAGGAATTGAATTGATGAAGCAATTGCGTTCTAATCAGagatgaatttatttttatatataaaaccaGTGTTAACAGACCCGGCCCGGCCATTCAGTCGGACCGGTTACACGACAATTTTTCCTTGAAGACGGGTTGGTTCGCTTGTTGAACTGTATAAGCACTTTACCCACGTTGTCCCGACTTTAACCGTCATTGCGCTGCTTTTTATATTAAAAGCTGCTTATCAATCATCTGATTGTTTCGATGTGGTATttctagaacactaaaagaCAAGAAATTATGTGTCAGAATTTCATTCGGTATTTGAAGAAACTTTGATTCAAAGTACCACGTAAAGTCATGGCCCAAATGTTGTACATTTagtatttttcttttgagaaaatacatttcttttactttataATACTCATCTGTATAATATTCATCTCTATATAGcatcatatttttttatgtCTCAAAATAATCAATCATCTATCATTCTTTATTGACCTACTTGATAGTTGGTACAAAATCACACAACCATACAAATTAAGTAAAGATTTTATGTATAAtactattattatttaaaaataaataaatcatttaAAACATGCAGTTCAACCCTTGACCCTTAGGGCTAAACAATTGAACCTTCAAAAATTATTGTGACGAGTCGATACGTGGATCGATTATGATAATACTGTATAAAACGGCTCCAAATTCCTCTCCGTAAATTTCAGCGTCACGTGAATGCcgtaacaaaaaaaagaaaaaaaaacgcaATTGActtaatcaaataaaattgaTTAAGTAGGTTAAATTCTCCAAATGCTTATCCGGAAATTTCGCGACAGGTAGAAAAAAGTAGagtgaaaaaattattttatgatattaaattaaagtCGAATCGCGTACTGTGCCATTTAAcactaataaaaaatattttcaacccGTAAAGGTCTTAACACTAACAAGAAGTAAAGGTCTTTATTTCAGATTCATGTATCTATGTACTCTTGCCACATTTAGATTCATGTATCGTTTGCGATCGATAGAGTTGCAACGTTTTCTCTTAGATTATATGGCTTCCTCTCTTGCTCGGGTGCGAtttgaaattacagaagaaTTTTTAGTATTTCGGTGGTTAACGATCTTTGATTCCCTTTTCTCAGACGCGCGTTTCATTCCAAGTAGGGGATACCTTTTATCTTAGATCTTCCTTTGGCCCCATTGATTTCAAATCGTTTGAATTAATATGGATGATCTCTCCGTCATCGCATTCTTCCCCAGTTGGCTGTTTTTACCAGGTTCAATACGCTTCTAAAGCCATCGACAACAGCGGATATTCCGAATTATTGCTCTCATTTCATTTATACTTTGATTTTGTATTAATAAATTCGGTTTTTTGCCTTGGGCTTTTGATTCAGCTTCGACTCAGCGGAGATTGAGGTTAAACAAGGTAGGAGAAGAGTTCTCTGTGAAATTTATGCAGAGTGGCCAAAAGGTATtacttctttcttatttttatccATTCGTCTTCTCAGGTATTATTATTATAGAAgttgttttgtttccttttgaaGTGGATTAGATTCCTGGTTGCATATACGTTATGGGTAAATGCTATCTTTAGAGACTCTCAGGTGCCTTTTATTGTCAGTGGTTGAGTTTGGCTCACTCATATTGATACAAAAGCTTTTTATAAGTAGGTATATGGAAACACTTGAAAAGAGATGTCAtacttatttataaataatttttaatacaTCAAGGTCGAGGGCAAACAGAgacgtgcatatatatatgcagactaCTAAGTGTCGCATAGGTAACATGTCGTCTTAGCAACAACGGAAGAAGACAACAAAGGAAAGAAAGCAGAATTCCCCAATGGGCTTTGGGGGGAAACCAAGCGAGTGTCATCCCGGCAAACAAACCATCCAAGCCACCCCCGGAACTCGGTGAAAAAGGTCCATGTTTTCTATTTCAAAGAACTACGTATGATATGGGACTCTCTATCTACTGTCTGACTTTCGGCATCTTTATTTACGAGGAATTGCTAAGTAGGTTGGAATTGGTTTCAGTTCGTGTAGATGACCCTCCTTGTTACATCCAGTATTTTGCAACAGAATTCTTCAATGCAAAATATTGTATTTGACATTTATTTACATTTTCCACCGACTGTACGTAGTAGTTGATAACTTCAACTTATATTACATATTTGATTCGTAGAATCTGAATGCAGATATATAATTTTAAGTCTAGGTTTTGTGGTGTTTTATGCGATTACATTGTTCCTAATATTCGCAGACGCAGTTCTCTCAACTGTTCAAACATTAGTTTCTACTGCACTTTATCGAATTATACACTCTATCATTAAGGGTCAGCCTTTACTGATTATTGGAGTTGCAGAGCCAACTGTGATTATATACACATTCATGTTCAACTTtgctaaaaaaaaatcagttttggGCTCAAAGCTCTTCCTTGCATGGACTGGATGGTATTTTCTTGCAGGAGTTCTCTTCCCTTAAAATGATTCTGTGAGACAATACATTCTACCCAACTTCTTCAAAGGAGTGCATCGCCAGTAATTAAATGTTTCAGAGTATGAAGAAGCACCAGCTTTACTAGTCAACCTATCAACTGTAAGTTCTTATTTCTTTGAAAACGGTGATAGGAAATCTGTATCGTATCACATAACATTTACATTATGCTTTTGTTACAGAATTTAGTTCAATACTTATTTCATATGTATTATTTTATGAACTGAACTACAGGAGGCGGAGTTTAGTAGGACAGCTCCATTTGCCAATGATGGTGAATTTTGGATGGGATCGGGACGCGAAGGAGGCGAAGATCCTCTGATGCAGCACCAGAAGGCGAAGCACCTTTCAAGTGCCGTGACTGCCATAACTGCCAGTGGAATGGGTACCCACGTCCTTCTGGTACACAAAGAGAATGTCACCAAGTAATCCCTGCTCTCCTAAGACCATGATCTTTCTGTAATTTTATATACACAAAAACAGCTCTTTATCATAGATACTGTATTGATCTGTTGGTGGTTTTATTGTGCGGTGTATACTGCTTATGTATCTAATTCATATGTGAAAACCATTGATAAAATTGGTATACACTGGTTGTCGAATCCTATAGACATTTCAATGGATGATCATTGTTCAATTAGGAATTTAGAGGAATGTGGATTTTATTTTACGAAAGTTCCAAGGATGGGGAAGTTTGAGAATATCTGgagttttttctattttttttaaccttttattcttattaaaattaattttattctgTAAAAATACATGTCATGTAATGGAAATTCTAATTTAAGAAAATCAGCAAACAAAACTACAAGAAACAATGCCCTATAGCACGGGCAACAAATTGGGAAGCTAGGCCCTTTTGAATTGCAAATCCTATGGAGTTAAAAACAAAGCCGGTTGATGAAGAATAGCGTAACATCATGTTTGCCTCGAAGACTCGATGAACTCTAAGCAAGAGAGCCACTGAATCCAGCGTAAGTACCCAAAAGTGCCAAAAGCAAAGGGATGAAAGAATGTTGATTGGCTGAGCATGCTTGGCAATCTTATGAGCAGAAGCATCCAAGGCAGCTTGCCCAGCCTTGAAGTCACTTCTAAGCCCTGCCATAGGCGAGACCCCAGTGACATCTAAGCAAGCATGCCCCCCTCCGACCAATCATATAACAACACATTTGCAGGGTGCAAAGCATGCAAGCCATCAGCCCTCTCTCCCAAAAATGCCACTCGTGCTTCCTTCGTCGCCCTAATACCCGCTCTAACCACATCATGACGGAACTTGGACACACACGACAATGAACCGCATGGCCCCAAACTCATCCAAAACAGAAGTAAGACATAAGGGGCATTTACTATCTCTCACAAACAAAGGAATCAACAATCTATATTTTAAGATTGCCCGATACTCAACTGGAGCCATAGATAAACCAAGGCCCTCAATAGGAACTGCCAATAAAAAATCTTGAGCATGCTCAGATTGCAAGGACAAAATAACTGATTTTTGACGTGAAGACAAATTACCTTGCATCATACCTTTGGCCGTATGCTCATAGTATGCATCCGGCAAGAGAGATTGGGATGGAGCGGTGGGAGATACTAGAGAGACGACTAAAGTCAAAGCAAGGTAGAGAATCCCTTACGAGGGACAGAGCATCATCAAATGGAGAACTTTACCATATGGTTATGAATGAGCAGAGTTGTAATATGTAAATTTTCCAAATGTTTGGCATCAGACATGTTGTGATGTTTGCAGTTTGCTTAAACTAAAAAGACATGTTTAAGCGGGAATGGGTAATGGTTTGTGTAACGAGTACGGGGACGGACAAAGAGATCCCGACCCATACCCATCAACGTCCCTAATTATAAGTGAGTGTTTTAAATATGAATGAAACAAAGCATCACAAAATATAGTCTACAAtacaaaagaaacaacaaagctaaacaaaaaaaaaccgtGCGAAGTGTGAGTATGTGACTAGTTAGACTTATGACGCAAGAATATCCATGATGCAAACGGAATCTCACCAAACAAGGAACACTAACAAACTTAATTAAGAAAACTCACTGTAATACAAAATGGTTGGGAACTTTTATCAAACACCTTGCGGGCACTGCAAATATCACACTTCCAGCACACAACACAGCTTGTAATCCACCCAAGACACAAATACTATTCAATAAGGTCccaatatcaaataaaatccaacCAGCAATGATCAACTATAACTTCACCAAGAAATTCCCTCGGTGCCGCCAACAACAATGTTCACATATTATTTCGCACGATCTATAACTAGAGAAGTTATAGACCATCTAATGGAATACAAACAAACATACTATCAACC
This genomic window from Tripterygium wilfordii isolate XIE 37 chromosome 9, ASM1340144v1, whole genome shotgun sequence contains:
- the LOC120005780 gene encoding uncharacterized protein LOC120005780 isoform X2, producing the protein MNRCILLTNRLSTHKLATGCNGITKRRTRFLLPCQRSSRFVRRSRSALVRKTRRITNKKLAAKIRAGIKRLRGEMAEISDEQKSIREGQRQVREKFEKIKAEREQLWKETELIAKQNAAIQVRLGLMSGIVKARAQKDFDLAAQLTRSLRDLVAPQNEEIH
- the LOC120005780 gene encoding uncharacterized protein LOC120005780 isoform X1, producing MNRCILLTNRLSTHKLATGCNGITKRRTRFLLPCQRSSRFVRRSRSALVRKTRRITNKKLAAKIRAGIKRLRGEMAEISDEQKSIREGQRQVREKFEKIKAEREQLWKETELIAKQNAAIQVRLGLMSGIVKARAQKDFDLAAQLTRSLRDSMAKQNEEMR